The following are from one region of the Paramagnetospirillum magnetotacticum MS-1 genome:
- a CDS encoding hemerythrin domain-containing protein yields MRKTEHFRKHHDDLRRIVSRLEPMLDPKSVAADPASVSRVVLDLFGKFSIHLAIEDGTLYPKCAAHADPALRRTAAEFQSEMGSLSLRFDTYKKAWAGPLAIGRDPGGFVTATREILGLLKARVEREEGRLYDLFDKAA; encoded by the coding sequence ATGCGCAAGACTGAGCATTTCCGTAAACACCACGACGATCTGCGGCGCATCGTGTCCCGATTGGAGCCCATGCTGGACCCCAAAAGCGTTGCCGCCGATCCGGCCTCGGTGTCCCGGGTGGTCCTCGACCTGTTCGGCAAATTCTCCATCCATCTGGCCATCGAGGATGGAACGCTCTACCCCAAATGCGCCGCCCATGCCGACCCGGCCTTGCGGCGCACCGCCGCCGAATTTCAGTCGGAAATGGGCAGCCTTTCCCTGCGCTTCGATACCTACAAGAAGGCCTGGGCCGGGCCGCTGGCCATCGGTCGCGACCCCGGCGGCTTCGTGACGGCGACGCGGGAAATTCTCGGCCTGCTGAAAGCACGGGTGGAGCGCGAGGAAGGCCGTCTCTACGACCTGTTCGACAAGGCGGCGTGA
- the greB gene encoding transcription elongation factor GreB, protein MSKAFTKESDGDEDAEDLPQGLPPGAKNYMRPQGFAALKAELSHLHKVERPKVVEVVSWAAGNGDRSENGDYLYGKKRLREIDRRIRFLTKRMESAHVVDPDQQKNRDQVFFGATVTYANARDEEITVTIVGIDEADLERGLISWISPVARALLKASEGDTVPVRTPSGTEMIEVVAIRYGE, encoded by the coding sequence GTGAGCAAGGCCTTCACCAAGGAATCCGACGGCGACGAGGACGCGGAAGACCTGCCCCAGGGCCTGCCGCCGGGCGCCAAGAACTATATGCGGCCCCAGGGCTTCGCGGCGCTGAAGGCCGAACTGTCCCATCTGCACAAGGTGGAGCGGCCCAAAGTGGTCGAGGTGGTGTCCTGGGCGGCGGGCAATGGCGACCGCTCGGAAAACGGTGATTACCTCTATGGCAAGAAGCGCCTGCGCGAGATCGACCGCCGCATCCGCTTTCTCACCAAGCGCATGGAATCGGCCCATGTGGTCGATCCCGACCAGCAGAAGAACCGCGATCAAGTGTTCTTCGGCGCCACCGTCACCTATGCCAATGCCAGGGACGAGGAGATCACCGTCACCATCGTCGGCATCGACGAGGCCGATCTGGAGCGTGGCCTGATCAGCTGGATCTCGCCCGTGGCCCGCGCCCTGCTGAAGGCGTCCGAGGGCGATACCGTGCCCGTCCGCACCCCTTCCGGGACCGAAATGATCGAGGTTGTGGCCATCCGCTACGGGGAATGA
- the tsaD gene encoding tRNA (adenosine(37)-N6)-threonylcarbamoyltransferase complex transferase subunit TsaD has product MLVLGIESSCDETAAALVNDHREILGEVVLSQLDEHRPFGGVVPEIAARSHLTHLDRLVAEAMRRAGAGFADLDAVAATGGPGLIGGVMVGVMTGKAIALASGKPFLAINHLEGHALTARLTHDIAFPYLLLLASGGHCQLLAVEGVGQYTRLGTTIDDAAGEAFDKLAKMAALGYPGGPAVEAAAAGGDPARFTLPRPLKGKPGCDFSFSGLKNAARLLIESLPQPLSAQDQADVARAFQDAVADSMADRVRRGVREMKTRWPATRHLVVAGGVAANTALRQILVRIGAETGLEFLAPPLKLCTDNAAMIAWAGIERLRLGQCDDLSFAPRPRWPLDPNARKGAKA; this is encoded by the coding sequence TTGCTTGTTTTGGGCATCGAAAGCTCCTGTGACGAAACCGCCGCCGCATTGGTCAACGACCATCGCGAGATCCTGGGCGAGGTGGTCTTGTCGCAACTGGACGAGCACCGCCCCTTTGGCGGTGTGGTGCCGGAAATCGCCGCGCGCTCCCATCTCACCCATCTGGACCGGCTGGTGGCCGAGGCCATGCGCCGGGCCGGTGCGGGCTTTGCCGATCTCGACGCGGTGGCGGCCACCGGCGGCCCCGGCCTGATCGGCGGCGTCATGGTGGGCGTGATGACCGGCAAGGCCATTGCGCTGGCCTCGGGCAAGCCCTTTCTGGCCATCAACCATCTGGAAGGCCATGCGCTGACGGCGCGTCTCACCCACGACATCGCCTTTCCCTATCTGCTGCTGCTGGCCTCGGGCGGGCATTGCCAGTTGCTGGCGGTGGAAGGGGTGGGTCAATACACCCGTCTCGGCACCACCATCGACGACGCGGCGGGCGAGGCCTTTGACAAGCTGGCCAAGATGGCCGCGCTCGGCTATCCCGGCGGTCCGGCGGTGGAAGCCGCGGCCGCCGGTGGCGATCCGGCCCGCTTTACCCTGCCCCGGCCCCTGAAGGGCAAGCCCGGCTGTGATTTCAGCTTTTCAGGCCTGAAGAATGCCGCCCGCCTGCTGATCGAAAGCCTGCCCCAGCCGCTTTCGGCGCAAGATCAGGCCGACGTGGCCCGCGCCTTTCAGGACGCGGTGGCCGATTCCATGGCCGACCGGGTGCGCCGGGGCGTGCGCGAGATGAAGACCCGCTGGCCTGCTACCCGCCATCTGGTGGTGGCGGGCGGTGTCGCCGCCAATACGGCGCTGCGCCAGATCCTGGTTCGGATCGGAGCCGAAACGGGGCTTGAATTTCTTGCTCCGCCGCTGAAGCTGTGCACCGACAATGCCGCCATGATCGCCTGGGCGGGGATCGAGCGTCTGCGCCTGGGCCAATGCGACGATCTTTCCTTCGCGCCGCGTCCGCGCTGGCCCCTGGATCCCAATGCGCGTAAGGGAGCCAAGGCGTGA